One genomic window of Lentisphaerota bacterium includes the following:
- a CDS encoding hydroxyacid dehydrogenase: MREARGRARRPCRAAEHEKCPWVTEAYMNIVGFSDVPEKRILVPKSQKSDNQKIMTKAAFFGNASTSLEQVYPRDRRDRIAAVCDVHPRTITAQNFSSEIAALADLEVIFSTWGMPGLTENQIALMPKLRAVFYAAGSVKAFAIPFLDRGIVVVSAWAANGVPVAEFVLAQTLLANKGYFRNIRDCGSPSTRSTAFRGSGNFHATVALLGAGMIGKKVIELMKPFCLRVIVFDPFLSQAEADRLGVEKVSLADAFQRGMVVSNHLANVPATRGLLRREHFSVMPENAVFINTGRGATVVETDLIDVLRTRPDLTALLDVTDPEPPPAASPFYDLPNVLLSSHIAGSIGNEVTRMADTVIKEFHIWRNGAPLRYAVTREQLDTMA; the protein is encoded by the coding sequence ATGCGCGAAGCGCGAGGTAGGGCGCGGCGTCCCTGCCGCGCCGCAGAGCATGAAAAATGCCCATGGGTCACCGAGGCGTATATGAATATCGTCGGCTTCAGCGATGTTCCTGAGAAAAGAATTCTTGTCCCCAAAAGTCAAAAGTCCGATAATCAAAAAATTATGACCAAAGCTGCATTTTTCGGCAATGCCAGTACATCACTTGAGCAGGTCTATCCCCGTGATCGGCGTGATCGTATTGCGGCCGTGTGCGACGTTCACCCCAGAACGATTACGGCGCAGAATTTCAGTTCCGAAATCGCTGCGCTCGCAGACCTTGAGGTGATCTTCTCAACGTGGGGGATGCCGGGTCTGACAGAGAACCAGATTGCGCTGATGCCGAAACTCCGAGCGGTATTTTATGCCGCCGGATCGGTCAAGGCGTTTGCCATCCCTTTCCTGGATCGGGGCATCGTGGTGGTGAGCGCATGGGCGGCCAACGGGGTGCCTGTTGCTGAATTTGTTCTGGCTCAGACCCTTCTGGCGAACAAGGGTTACTTTCGCAACATCCGTGACTGTGGCAGTCCTAGCACCCGGTCAACGGCTTTCCGGGGTTCCGGAAACTTTCACGCTACCGTGGCCCTGCTCGGAGCGGGGATGATCGGCAAGAAGGTGATTGAACTGATGAAGCCTTTTTGCCTTCGCGTCATCGTGTTCGATCCTTTTCTGTCACAGGCGGAGGCCGATAGGCTCGGCGTTGAGAAGGTCAGCCTGGCGGATGCATTCCAGCGCGGCATGGTTGTTTCCAATCACCTGGCCAATGTGCCTGCGACACGGGGATTGCTGCGACGCGAGCATTTCAGCGTCATGCCCGAGAACGCGGTCTTCATCAACACCGGTCGTGGTGCGACGGTTGTGGAAACGGATCTGATTGATGTGCTCAGGACGCGCCCGGATCTCACCGCGCTTCTGGACGTCACCGATCCCGAACCGCCGCCTGCCGCATCGCCGTTCTACGACCTTCCGAATGTGCTCCTCAGCAGTCACATCGCGGGTTCGATTGGCAATGAAGTCACCCGGATGGCCGATACGGTGATCAAAGAATTTCACATCTGGCGTAACGGGGCCCCGCTTCGGTATGCGGTGACGCGTGAGCAACTCGATACGATGGCTTAG